A genomic segment from Bacteroidales bacterium encodes:
- a CDS encoding T9SS type A sorting domain-containing protein: MKKNKSFCSLIFLLLFNTGVFAQYNVGTYDGFAYTVLGSWGNEVPLPIELLWFTAECEAPNVTLNWATASESNNDFFTIERSSDCLNFDIIGTVAGAGNSNQTLYYYFKDANANNGMLYYRLKQTDFDGSFEYSKPISVICNDELLEEIKVYPNPVTDELTIEAIGNNEVLNFEIINPMGEVVCKNSFVQKTTVQTSKLAKGAYVVKIENGQKIEFIKIVKQ, encoded by the coding sequence TTTGTTCGCTAATTTTTTTGCTTTTATTCAATACCGGAGTTTTTGCACAATACAATGTAGGCACTTATGATGGTTTTGCTTATACTGTATTAGGCTCATGGGGTAATGAAGTGCCTCTGCCTATTGAACTGCTTTGGTTTACAGCCGAATGTGAAGCTCCTAATGTTACATTAAACTGGGCAACAGCATCAGAATCCAATAACGATTTTTTTACTATTGAGCGAAGCTCTGATTGCTTAAATTTTGATATTATTGGAACAGTAGCAGGTGCCGGTAACAGTAACCAAACTCTTTACTATTATTTTAAAGATGCTAATGCTAATAATGGTATGCTTTATTATAGGCTAAAACAAACAGATTTTGATGGAAGTTTTGAATATTCGAAGCCCATTTCAGTTATATGCAATGATGAGCTATTGGAAGAAATCAAAGTTTATCCAAATCCTGTAACCGATGAATTGACCATTGAAGCAATAGGAAATAATGAAGTATTAAATTTTGAAATAATTAACCCAATGGGAGAAGTTGTTTGCAAAAACAGTTTTGTTCAAAAAACTACAGTACAAACATCTAAATTGGCAAAAGGAGCATATGTTGTTAAAATAGAAAACGGACAAAAAATTGAATTTATAAAAATTGTGAAGCAATAA